In Pseudomonas putida, a genomic segment contains:
- the hemA gene encoding glutamyl-tRNA reductase, whose translation MAFLALGINHKTASVDVRERVAFTPEQLVDALQQLCRLTASREAAILSTCNRSELYIEQDHLAADAVLQWLADYHQLSLDELRASAYVHEEHDAVKHMMRVASGLDSLVLGEPQILGQMKSAYAVAREAGTIGPLLGRLFQATFSAAKQVRTDTAIGENPVSVAFAAVSLARQIFSDLGRSQALLIGAGETITLVARHLHEQGVRRIVVANRTLERASILAEQFGAHAVLLADIPQELANSDIVISSTASQLPILGKGAVESALKQRRHKPIFMVDIAVPRDIEPEVGELDDVYLYTVDDLHEVVAENLKSRQGAAQAAEELVSVGAEDFMVRLRELAAVDVLRAYRQQSERLRDEELQKAQRLLANGGNPEDVLAQLARGLTNKLLHAPSVQLKKLSAEGRVDALAMAQELFALHEGSTDKSPQ comes from the coding sequence ATGGCCTTTCTTGCACTTGGTATCAACCATAAGACTGCCTCGGTAGACGTACGCGAGCGCGTGGCGTTTACCCCAGAGCAGCTGGTCGACGCCCTGCAGCAGCTCTGTCGACTCACCGCCAGCCGCGAGGCGGCGATCCTGTCGACCTGCAACCGTAGCGAGCTATATATAGAGCAGGACCACCTGGCAGCCGATGCCGTGCTGCAATGGCTGGCCGACTATCACCAGCTGAGCCTCGACGAGCTGCGCGCCAGTGCGTACGTCCACGAGGAGCACGATGCTGTCAAGCACATGATGCGGGTCGCCTCCGGCCTGGATTCGCTGGTCCTGGGCGAGCCGCAGATCCTCGGCCAGATGAAGTCGGCCTACGCCGTGGCACGTGAGGCCGGGACCATTGGCCCATTGCTGGGCAGATTGTTCCAGGCCACCTTCAGCGCCGCCAAGCAGGTGCGCACCGACACGGCCATCGGCGAGAACCCGGTGTCGGTGGCGTTTGCCGCCGTCAGCCTGGCCCGGCAGATCTTCAGCGACCTGGGCCGCAGCCAGGCGCTGCTGATCGGCGCCGGTGAAACCATCACCCTGGTCGCCCGTCACCTGCACGAGCAGGGCGTGCGTCGTATCGTCGTGGCCAACCGGACCCTGGAGCGCGCCAGCATCCTCGCCGAGCAGTTCGGCGCGCACGCGGTGTTGTTGGCCGACATTCCCCAGGAGCTGGCCAACAGCGACATCGTCATCAGTTCTACCGCCAGCCAGTTGCCGATCCTCGGCAAGGGCGCGGTGGAAAGCGCCCTCAAGCAGCGCCGACACAAGCCCATCTTCATGGTCGACATCGCCGTGCCGCGTGATATCGAGCCTGAGGTAGGCGAGCTCGACGATGTCTACCTGTACACCGTCGACGACCTTCACGAAGTCGTCGCGGAAAACCTCAAGAGCCGCCAGGGTGCGGCCCAGGCGGCCGAGGAGCTGGTCTCGGTGGGCGCCGAGGACTTCATGGTGCGCTTGCGCGAGCTGGCCGCGGTCGATGTGCTGCGCGCCTACCGCCAACAGAGCGAACGCCTGCGCGACGAAGAGCTACAAAAGGCCCAGCGCCTGCTGGCCAACGGCGGCAACCCCGAGGATGTACTGGCCCAACTGGCCCGGGGGCTCACCAACAAACTCCTGCATGCGCCCAGCGTGCAGTTGAAAAAGCTCTCGGCCGAGGGGCGCGTCGACGCGCTGGCCATGGCCCAGGAACTCTTTGCCCTCCACGAGGGCTCGACGGACAAATCCCCGCAATGA
- a CDS encoding tetratricopeptide repeat protein: MNRPYALLLAFALLQGCQSLAPHKAEPPVAEAGKEAAEKPVVYGSFKQDTLYSLLVAELAGQRNRFDIALANYTDQAQKTQDPGVSERAYRIAEYLGADEPALENALVWARNDPQNLDAQRAAAIQLARAGRYDDAMAYMEKVLQGQGDTHFDFLALSAAETDQSTRDGLMQSFERLLVKYPDNSQLVFGKALLLNQDGKAEEALDLLEAHPAQNGEIAPILLRARLLQALDRGPEALPLLRGAIRDNPDDKRLRLTYARTLVEQDRIADAKGEFLSLVQQYPEDDELRYSLALVCLENKDWDEAESYLRELIERDSNVDAAHLNLGRIQEERNDPEGALREYALVGPGPDYLPAQLRQADILIANGRGTDASRLLAEAREAQPDYAIQLYLIESESYSNNNKDAQADQVLQQGIKRFPDDLNLLYTRAMLAEKRNDLPQMEQDLRAIIAREPENSMALNALGYTLADRTTRYAEAKALIEKAHQLTPDDPAVLDSLGWVNYRLGNLDEAERYLRQAFERFPDHEVAAHLGEVLWANGKRREARQVWAKALQAQPDSSVLRQTLLRLTGSETL, translated from the coding sequence ATGAACAGACCCTACGCATTGCTGCTTGCCTTCGCCCTGCTCCAGGGCTGCCAGAGCCTGGCCCCGCACAAGGCCGAGCCTCCCGTCGCCGAGGCAGGCAAGGAGGCAGCCGAAAAGCCTGTGGTGTACGGCTCGTTCAAGCAGGACACGCTGTACAGCCTGCTGGTAGCGGAGCTGGCCGGCCAGCGCAACCGCTTCGACATCGCCCTGGCCAACTACACCGACCAGGCGCAGAAAACCCAGGACCCAGGTGTATCGGAGCGTGCCTACCGCATCGCCGAATACCTCGGCGCCGACGAACCGGCCCTGGAAAACGCCCTCGTCTGGGCCCGCAACGACCCACAGAATCTCGACGCCCAGCGTGCCGCCGCCATCCAGCTGGCCCGCGCCGGTCGCTACGACGATGCCATGGCCTATATGGAGAAAGTGCTCCAGGGCCAGGGCGACACCCATTTCGATTTCCTTGCCCTGTCGGCCGCCGAAACCGACCAGAGCACCCGCGACGGCTTGATGCAGAGCTTCGAGCGGTTGCTGGTCAAGTATCCTGACAACAGCCAGCTGGTGTTCGGCAAGGCGCTGCTGCTGAACCAGGATGGCAAGGCCGAGGAGGCCCTCGACCTGCTCGAGGCGCACCCAGCGCAAAACGGCGAAATCGCTCCGATCCTGCTGCGTGCGCGCCTGCTCCAGGCCCTCGACCGCGGCCCCGAGGCCCTGCCGCTGCTGCGCGGGGCGATTCGCGACAACCCTGACGACAAGCGCCTGCGCCTGACCTACGCGCGCACGCTGGTCGAGCAGGATCGCATCGCCGATGCCAAGGGCGAGTTCCTCAGCCTGGTCCAGCAGTACCCCGAGGACGACGAACTGCGTTACTCGCTGGCCCTGGTGTGCCTGGAAAACAAGGACTGGGACGAAGCCGAGAGCTACCTGCGCGAGCTGATCGAGCGCGACAGCAACGTCGACGCCGCGCACCTCAACCTCGGCCGAATCCAGGAAGAACGCAACGACCCCGAAGGTGCCCTGCGCGAATATGCACTGGTCGGCCCAGGCCCGGACTATTTGCCGGCGCAACTGCGCCAGGCCGACATCCTCATCGCCAACGGCCGCGGCACCGACGCCTCGCGCCTGCTCGCCGAGGCCCGCGAAGCGCAGCCGGACTACGCCATCCAGCTGTACCTGATCGAGTCGGAAAGCTACAGCAACAACAACAAGGACGCCCAGGCCGACCAGGTGCTGCAGCAAGGCATCAAGCGCTTCCCGGACGACCTGAATCTGCTCTACACCCGCGCCATGCTGGCCGAAAAGCGCAACGACCTGCCGCAAATGGAACAGGACCTGCGCGCCATCATCGCTCGCGAGCCGGAAAACTCCATGGCCCTCAACGCCCTGGGCTACACCCTGGCCGACCGCACCACCCGCTACGCCGAAGCCAAGGCCCTGATCGAGAAAGCCCACCAGTTGACCCCTGACGACCCGGCCGTGCTCGACAGCCTGGGCTGGGTCAACTACCGCCTGGGCAACCTGGACGAGGCCGAACGCTACCTGCGCCAGGCATTCGAACGTTTCCCCGACCATGAAGTGGCTGCCCACCTGGGTGAAGTGCTCTGGGCCAACGGCAAGCGCCGCGAAGCCCGCCAGGTGTGGGCCAAGGCCCTGCAAGCCCAACCCGACAGCAGCGTCCTGCGCCAGACCCTGCTGCGCCTGACCGGATCAGAGACCCTCTAA